A genomic window from Immundisolibacter sp. includes:
- a CDS encoding class I SAM-dependent methyltransferase: MRDQREGFERRWRRRFEAWGQQHGSDASIAGWSQSGLEARLANFKRLWSGRIAAGGWLDAGCGAGTYMRSLAGCGVEVVGTDYSLPSLRKARLRLGGAARLFASDVRALPVADGSFEGVLCFGVMQALADPLPALRELCRVVKPGGEVWVDALNRYSAPHLVQGTWRRLRGRPMHMRYDSPWELAALLGRAGAVDVEIHWLPLVPGRWRAARQWMGRPAVRSVLGRVPPLAALASHAVVLRAYRPLVTA; this comes from the coding sequence ATGAGAGACCAGCGAGAAGGCTTTGAACGTCGTTGGCGTCGCCGGTTCGAGGCATGGGGTCAGCAGCATGGCAGCGATGCATCTATTGCCGGCTGGAGCCAGTCAGGTCTGGAGGCCCGACTGGCTAATTTTAAGCGTCTTTGGTCCGGGCGTATCGCTGCTGGTGGCTGGCTGGATGCGGGTTGTGGTGCCGGCACGTATATGCGCTCCCTGGCGGGTTGTGGCGTCGAAGTGGTCGGAACGGATTATTCTTTGCCAAGCCTGCGCAAAGCGCGCTTGCGCCTTGGTGGGGCGGCGCGGCTGTTTGCTTCCGACGTGCGTGCCTTACCCGTCGCTGACGGGAGTTTTGAGGGCGTTCTTTGTTTTGGCGTGATGCAGGCTCTGGCCGATCCGCTGCCGGCGCTACGCGAGCTGTGCCGGGTGGTTAAGCCTGGCGGGGAAGTGTGGGTAGACGCGCTTAATCGCTATAGCGCGCCGCATCTGGTGCAGGGAACCTGGCGCCGCCTGCGCGGCCGACCGATGCACATGCGTTACGACTCTCCATGGGAACTGGCGGCCCTGCTAGGCAGGGCTGGCGCCGTGGACGTGGAAATACATTGGTTGCCGCTGGTGCCCGGTCGGTGGCGAGCGGCTCGCCAGTGGATGGGTCGGCCAGCGGTTCGTAGCGTGCTGGGTCGGGTTCCCCCGCTGGCGGCCCTCGCGAGCCACGCAGTTGTACTGCGAGCTTATCGTCCGTTGGTAACCGCGTGA